AATACCACTGGCTGAACCAGTAATAAATGCCACTTTATCTTTTAACAGTTGACTCATGATGTACTCCGTTGTCTTCTTTTTTCATTCCAAAGTCTTAAACAATACCAAACCAAGTAAAAGCAGCAATGGCAACAAATACTGCGATGGTTTTAATAATCGTGATGGCAAAAATATCTTTATACGATTGTTTATGGGTTAAACCTGTGACTGCCAACAAAGTAATCACGGCGCCATTATGCGGTAAGGTATCCATACCCCCAGATGCCATCGCAACAATACGGTGCATGACTTCTGGTGGAATACCCATGGCTAGAATCGCAGCATTGTACTGATCAGCCATCGCACTTAAAGCGATACTCATCCCGCCAGAGGCTGAACCCGTCACGCCTGCTAAAACTGTCGTGGTGACGGCACCATTGACCAACGGATTGGTAAAGGTATTACCCAATGCATGACTAATGATCGCAAAGCCCGGTAAGGCCGCAATGATCGCACCAAAACCATATTCAGATGCAGTATTCATCACTGCAAGTAAAGACCCGCCAATACTGGTATTAACGCCTTCTTTGAAGCCCGTATAGACACGGCGGAAGTCAAATGAAATGGCTGTGATAATGCCCACAATCAAAGCCAAGCCCACGGCCCAAATGGCAGAAGTTTTCGCAACATCGACCGTGTAGGCTGCAAGTCCAATCGCATTGAAGTCGAAACCGTTTGGATACCATTCTTTAATCGCGGTTGATAAATACTTATTGGTCACAGCAACTAAAACAAGCGGTACAAAAGCTAAGCATTGACGTGCGGTAGAACCATTTGATGTGGTATCTAAGTTTTGCTTCAATTGTTGTTGCTCAGCTTCTGTCAGCTCAATACCTGTGGCATAGCCATCCCCATTTCGAGCGGCTACACGACGACGCCATTCTAAATAGCTCAAACCTGTAGCAAGAACAAATACCCCACCAATCAAACCAAGAAACGGTGCCGCATAAATGTCCGTACCAAAGAATGTGGTTGGAATAACGTTTTGAATTTGTGGAGTTCCCGGCAATGCATCCATGGTAAAGGTGAATGCGCCAAGGGCAATGGTTCCCGGAATCAAACGCTTTGGAATATTGGCTTGTCTAAAGAGTTGATTTGCAAATGGATAAACTGCAAATACCACTACAAAGAGACTGACACCGCTATAGGTTAAAATTGCACCCAACAGCACAACGGTTAACATCGCATTTTTAGAACCAATCAGATTGACAATGGTTTTGGCAATGGATTCGGCAATTCCTGACATTTCAACCACTTTACCGAAGATGGCACCGAGTAAAAACACCAAGAAATAATCTTTAATGAACCCAACCATTTTGGGCATAAACACGCCTGAATAAAAAGGCAAAACGTTAGCAGGGTTAATCAGTAAAACCGCTAACAAGGCACAAATCGGTGCCATAAGAATGACGGAAAAACCTCTGTAGGCTGTATACATCAGTAGCCCAAGAGACAATAAAATTACACCCAAATCCCACATATTTTTTACTCCATCCTTAAAGAAAATATGTCTTGATGTGCTGTGATATTAATAGCGAATGATGTCAAATCTAGTTGAGTCACAGTGCAATCAGCTTATGCGAAAAGACCAAATACACATTCATAGACCGTCTATATTCCCTCATGACGAGATGTCTATGTGCACTCTGATCTATGTACTATATTTATCCATCAGAGCATTAATATTTCAGCTTATGGGTCAGACTATAATGCATATAAACCCGCACATTGTTTGAAAATAATCATTGAGTAAGAAGAAAAATTGATTAATATGCATGCCCTAGCAGCGCTGATAAAACTAATTACATCAAGTTAAAGGTAAAATTTAAAAATCGTACCAAATAACCAATTTTTATATTTTTCATTTAGTTAAAACATATTTTCACAGATGATCACGCTGTTCGGCTTATACTGCTTTGACCCATCGAATCAAAACCACATTTACTTTCATCACTTGATCTGTTTTGACCGTCTGTTGTATTTTTCATGTAAACCATTGGAGAAAAGCACGTTCACTTTCATTCGACATCGTGTTGCATCATTGCTCAGGGAAGCTCATGACACTCAAACAATTAAAAGCCTTTTTAGTCCTTGCACGTACGCTTAATTATGCCAATGCAGCCAATGAACTGTGTCTGAGTCAATCCGCTCTCAGCTTAAGCATTAAAACGCTAGAAGAGGAACTCGGCGGAAAACTGTTTAAACGCAATACGCGTCGGGTAGCAATCACCACCGAAGGTCAGTCCCTGATTCCCTATGCCAAAAAGCTTCTGGCTAACTGGGAAGATATGGAAAAAGATGTCAAACAGCGCTTTAAACTCAACCGTGGCACTTTAAATATTGCCTCAATGCCCTTTGCCACCCATGCGGTACTCCCCGCAGTCATGCATGATTTTTCACAATTACACCCCAACATCAGT
This DNA window, taken from Acinetobacter sp. WCHA55, encodes the following:
- a CDS encoding GntP family permease, with the protein product MWDLGVILLSLGLLMYTAYRGFSVILMAPICALLAVLLINPANVLPFYSGVFMPKMVGFIKDYFLVFLLGAIFGKVVEMSGIAESIAKTIVNLIGSKNAMLTVVLLGAILTYSGVSLFVVVFAVYPFANQLFRQANIPKRLIPGTIALGAFTFTMDALPGTPQIQNVIPTTFFGTDIYAAPFLGLIGGVFVLATGLSYLEWRRRVAARNGDGYATGIELTEAEQQQLKQNLDTTSNGSTARQCLAFVPLVLVAVTNKYLSTAIKEWYPNGFDFNAIGLAAYTVDVAKTSAIWAVGLALIVGIITAISFDFRRVYTGFKEGVNTSIGGSLLAVMNTASEYGFGAIIAALPGFAIISHALGNTFTNPLVNGAVTTTVLAGVTGSASGGMSIALSAMADQYNAAILAMGIPPEVMHRIVAMASGGMDTLPHNGAVITLLAVTGLTHKQSYKDIFAITIIKTIAVFVAIAAFTWFGIV